In one window of Zingiber officinale cultivar Zhangliang chromosome 11A, Zo_v1.1, whole genome shotgun sequence DNA:
- the LOC122032059 gene encoding uncharacterized protein LOC122032059 isoform X2, which yields MAAAEVRTAWQRAANRCLVQEDAKRAPKLACCPSSTPQNDSGSGSTTTVQDYFIPNIIPNRNSMNSILSPETKWWLQMQPNLGYHKDFICKQLSSLEDEVKSDMDAVLTNGDSLPNDSSNFVATKEDSFLKSPEIVSSVFMTQDAERKVKEMNTKSYSEHSLKIKRATEGCLHKEELLSQTADPFSLKRPEKTSLDLESPWSGTTKSEPWWRIADKDELSLLVSQKSSQHIENCDLPKPSQTVHVPMGKLDAGICGANEYSDNTSSCGFDDKFFYSGVNMLHQSEKLYSQAQGHLKRKPPTDQTFKNDLSRSNLLDALRHSQTRARKAEMEAQKAHDEKEHIIKLLFRQASHLFAYRQWLQMLQWQNLFLQRQLKDHPISTSVPNFPVLPQLPLKGKHREGRKKQCKICKLALALAVGLGLAGAGLLLGWTIGCLFPPV from the exons ATGGCAGCTGCAGAAGTAAGGACCGCTTGGCAGCGTGCTGCAAACCGATGCCTTGTACAGGAAGATGCAAAGCGAGCTCCAAAACTTGCTTGTTGCCCATCGTCTACCCCACAAAATGATTCAGGAAGTGGAAGTACAACAACTGTACAAGATTATTTTATTCCCAATATCATACCTAACAGAAATTCCATGAATTCTATTCTGTCACCTGAAACAAAATGGTGGCTTCAGATGCAACCAAACTTAGGATATCATAAGGATTTTATTTGCAAGCAACTGAGCTCTTTAGAGGATGAGGTCAAAAGTGACATGGATGCTGTACTCACAAATGGGGATTCTTTGCCAAATGACTCTAGTAACTTTGTTGCTACAAAGGAAGACTCTTTTCTGAAGTCTCCTGAGATAGTCTCATCAGTTTTCATGACACAGGATGCTGAAAGAAAGGTCAAAGAGATGAATACAAAAAGCTATTCAGAACACTCGCTAAAGATAAAGAGAGCCACTGAAGGTTGCCTTCATAAAGAGGAACTTCTGAGTCAGACAGCTGATCCCTTTTCCCTGAAAAGACCAGAGAAAACTTCTTTAGATCTTGAATCACCATGGTCTGGGACTACCAAGTCTGAGCCATGGTGGCGTATTGCAGACAAAGATGAGTTGTCTTTGTTGGTTTCCCAAAAATCATCGCAGCATATTGAAAATTGTGATCTTCCTAAACCTAGCCAGACAGTTCATGTCCCGATGGGAAAGCTAGATGCAGGTATATGCGGTGCCAATGAGTATTCAGATAATACTTCTTCATGTGGTTTTGATGACAAGTTCTTTTATTCCGGGGTAAACATGTTGCACCAATCAGAGAAGTTGTACAG TCAGGCACAAGGTCATCTTAAAAGGAAACCTCCTACTGATCAGACATTCAAGAATGACCTTTCAAGATCCAATCTGCTGGATGCGCTTCGCCATTCCCAGACCCGAGCTAGGAAAGCAGAAATGGAGGCCCAGAAAGCTCATGATGAAAAGGAACATATAATCAAGCTTTTGTTCAGACAAGCGTCCCACCTTTTCGCATATAGACAGTGGCTACAAATGTTGCAGTGGCAGAATCTTTTTCTCCAGCGGCAACTCAAGGACCATCCGATTTCCACCAGTGTTCCAAACTTCCCAGTACTGCCTCAACTTCCACTGAAAGGGAAACACAGAGAAGGGAGGAAAAAGCAGTGTAAAATCTGCAAACTTGCACTTGCACTTGCTGTCGGATTGGGTCTGGCCGGTGCAGGATTGCTGCTCGGCTGGACGATTGGTTGCTTGTTTCCCCCAGTATAG
- the LOC122032059 gene encoding uncharacterized protein LOC122032059 isoform X1 — MAAAEVRTAWQRAANRCLVQEDAKRAPKLACCPSSTPQNDSGSGSTTTVQDYFIPNIIPNRNSMNSILSPETKWWLQMQPNLGYHKDFICKQLSSLEDEVKSDMDAVLTNGDSLPNDSSNFVATKEDSFLKSPEIVSSVFMTQDAERKVKEMNTKSYSEHSLKIKRATEGCLHKEELLSQTADPFSLKRPEKTSLDLESPWSGTTKSEPWWRIADKDELSLLVSQKSSQHIENCDLPKPSQTVHVPMGKLDAGICGANEYSDNTSSCGFDDKFFYSGVNMLHQSEKLYSSQAQGHLKRKPPTDQTFKNDLSRSNLLDALRHSQTRARKAEMEAQKAHDEKEHIIKLLFRQASHLFAYRQWLQMLQWQNLFLQRQLKDHPISTSVPNFPVLPQLPLKGKHREGRKKQCKICKLALALAVGLGLAGAGLLLGWTIGCLFPPV, encoded by the exons ATGGCAGCTGCAGAAGTAAGGACCGCTTGGCAGCGTGCTGCAAACCGATGCCTTGTACAGGAAGATGCAAAGCGAGCTCCAAAACTTGCTTGTTGCCCATCGTCTACCCCACAAAATGATTCAGGAAGTGGAAGTACAACAACTGTACAAGATTATTTTATTCCCAATATCATACCTAACAGAAATTCCATGAATTCTATTCTGTCACCTGAAACAAAATGGTGGCTTCAGATGCAACCAAACTTAGGATATCATAAGGATTTTATTTGCAAGCAACTGAGCTCTTTAGAGGATGAGGTCAAAAGTGACATGGATGCTGTACTCACAAATGGGGATTCTTTGCCAAATGACTCTAGTAACTTTGTTGCTACAAAGGAAGACTCTTTTCTGAAGTCTCCTGAGATAGTCTCATCAGTTTTCATGACACAGGATGCTGAAAGAAAGGTCAAAGAGATGAATACAAAAAGCTATTCAGAACACTCGCTAAAGATAAAGAGAGCCACTGAAGGTTGCCTTCATAAAGAGGAACTTCTGAGTCAGACAGCTGATCCCTTTTCCCTGAAAAGACCAGAGAAAACTTCTTTAGATCTTGAATCACCATGGTCTGGGACTACCAAGTCTGAGCCATGGTGGCGTATTGCAGACAAAGATGAGTTGTCTTTGTTGGTTTCCCAAAAATCATCGCAGCATATTGAAAATTGTGATCTTCCTAAACCTAGCCAGACAGTTCATGTCCCGATGGGAAAGCTAGATGCAGGTATATGCGGTGCCAATGAGTATTCAGATAATACTTCTTCATGTGGTTTTGATGACAAGTTCTTTTATTCCGGGGTAAACATGTTGCACCAATCAGAGAAGTTGTACAG TAGTCAGGCACAAGGTCATCTTAAAAGGAAACCTCCTACTGATCAGACATTCAAGAATGACCTTTCAAGATCCAATCTGCTGGATGCGCTTCGCCATTCCCAGACCCGAGCTAGGAAAGCAGAAATGGAGGCCCAGAAAGCTCATGATGAAAAGGAACATATAATCAAGCTTTTGTTCAGACAAGCGTCCCACCTTTTCGCATATAGACAGTGGCTACAAATGTTGCAGTGGCAGAATCTTTTTCTCCAGCGGCAACTCAAGGACCATCCGATTTCCACCAGTGTTCCAAACTTCCCAGTACTGCCTCAACTTCCACTGAAAGGGAAACACAGAGAAGGGAGGAAAAAGCAGTGTAAAATCTGCAAACTTGCACTTGCACTTGCTGTCGGATTGGGTCTGGCCGGTGCAGGATTGCTGCTCGGCTGGACGATTGGTTGCTTGTTTCCCCCAGTATAG
- the LOC122031675 gene encoding F-box protein SKIP8-like has translation MCCGWTIPTSTHFVPLWSPPEPLFFAASAPFGPYDRTPEGSSRFCQAGDIGGGDCNGHCGDGNQLVPERTTRALDYLDYTSLCRLSMTNSSMRSAANDDGAWKALYHKVQCCSSELGIDIQLGPRWCSGD, from the exons ATGTGCTGTGGATGGACGATTCCTACCTCTACTCACTTCGTTCCTTTGTGGTCGCCTCCGGAGCCGCTATTCTTTGCCGCATCTGCTCCTTTTGGGCCTTACGATCGAACCCCAGAGGGGTCTTCCAGGTTCTGCCAAGCGGGAGACATTGGCGGTGGGGATTGCAACGGCCACTGCGGTGACGGAAATCAGTTGGTGCCGGAGAGAACTACGCGTGCACTCGACTACCTCGACTACACTAGCCTTTGCCGCCTATCCATGACTAACTCCTCGATGAGAAGTGCTGCGAACGACGACGGCGCCTGGAAAGCCCTGTACCACAAG GTACAATGCTGTTCTTCAGAGTTGGGCATTGATATTCAATTGGGACCGAGGTGGTGTTCAGGAGATTGA
- the LOC122032677 gene encoding uncharacterized protein LOC122032677, whose product MSRMMERLRIFVAKEPIIATSLFFGGLGLFLPAVVRPILDSFEMAEPVEQPALDDVVAGITGKKI is encoded by the exons ATGTCGCGGATGATGGAGAGACTGAGGATTTTTGTGGCCAAGGAGCCAATCATCGCCACCTCCCTCTTCTTCGGTGGCCTTG GTCTCTTCCTTCCAGCTGTAGTTAGGCCGATCTTGGATTCCTTTGAGATGGCGGAACCAGTCGAGCAGCCTGCTCTTGATGAC GTGGTTGCCGGTATCACGGGGAAGAAAATATAA
- the LOC122031656 gene encoding protein RKD3-like translates to MEFDLSKDILLLDQPDWSTSSWDTLLPLPEASVTQYGGTIDDRHPFSLQFLDDNLDLDTLSWLNYYDCAVESIISDTVVLPLNQSDPKEEGAGGVAVVVQKRAQNCSSERTSTSRLSEMGMEEMSEYFSMPITKAAKEMKVGLTLLKKRCRELGIARWPHRKMKSLDSLIINVQELGRSSMNIEGTSVGRELERLQQQRKLMVENPEMELNERTKRLRQACFKANYKKRRLIAHPLN, encoded by the exons ATGGAGTTCGATCTCTCGAAAGACATTCTGCTGCTCGATCAACCAGACTGGTCTACCTCCTCCTG GGACACTCTGCTTCCCCTCCCTGAAGCCTCTGTCACTCAATATGGTGGTACGATCGACGATCGGCACCCGTTCAGCCTCCAATTCCTCGACGATAACCTCGATCTCGATACGCTTTCGTGGCTCAATTATTACGATTGTGCAGTCGAAAGTATCATTTCCGATACAGTTGTTCTTCCTCTTAACCAAAGCGACCCAAAGGAGGAGGGCGCGGGAGGAGTCGCCGTCGTCGTGCAGAAGCGAGCTCAAAACTGCAGCAGCGAGCGGACGTCGACGTCGAGGTTGAGCGAGATGGGAATGGAGGAGATGAGCGAATACTTCAGCATGCCGATAACGAAGGCGGCCAAGGAGATGAAGGTGGGCCTGACGCTGCTGAAGAAGCGGTGCAGGGAGCTGGGGATCGCCCGGTGGCCGCACAGGAAGATGAAAAGCTTAGACTCGCTCATCATCAACGTTCAG GAGTTGGGAAGGTCGTCCATGAACATCGAAGGGACAAGTGTGGGCCGAGAATTGGAGAGGTTGCAGCAGCAGAGGAAGCTGATGGTGGAGAACCCAGAAATGGAACTCAACGAACGAACAAAAAGACTGAGGCAGGCCTGCTTCAAGGCCAATTACAAGAAGAGAAGGCTCATCGCCCACCCTTTAAATTAA
- the LOC122031674 gene encoding B2 protein-like gives MERQNRDGRDDTNSFRQFSDQLRLHTAAFSGLSLGDSIWSDASILSATAAAADPWTMTYTNQKLAFNSYTTHGSRYNTVDDRHKNTTNSVEAGKDVINCNNYSKSVGANYKYGGAGGEVNNNYFNKAVGKPVNLTTIAASSRKNSNDVISVGKKKKNSNGNGNYSNSNNSNDIGAAEKRFKSLPPAEALPRNEAIGGYIFVCNNETMPENLQRQLFGLPSRYRDSVRAIKPGLPLFLYNYSTHQLYGIFEAASFGGSNIDPTAWEDKKCPGESRFPSQVKVVTRKICDPLEEDAFRPILHHYDGPKFRLELNVEEALKLLDVFAENNA, from the exons ATGGAGCGCCAGAACAGAGACGGCAGAGACGACACCAATTCGTTCCGGCAGTTCAGTGACCAGTTACGCCTCCACACCGCCGCCTTCTCCGGCCTCTCCCTCGGAGACTCCATATGGTCCGACGCCTCCATCCTCTCGgctaccgccgccgccgccgacccGTGGACCATGACCTACACCAACCAGAAGCTCGCCTTCAACAGCTACACCACCCACGGAAGTCGCTACAACACCGTCGACGACCGCCACAAGAACACTACCAACTCCGTCGAAGCCGGCAAGGACGTAATTAACTGTAATAACTACAGCAAGAGCGTCGGTGCTAACTACAAGTATGGAGGAGCAGGAGGGGAGGTCAATAACAACTACTTCAACAAGGCCGTCGGCAAGCCGGTGAACCTCACCACCATCGCCGCCAGTAGCAGAAAGAACAGTAACGACGTGATCAGCgtgggaaagaagaagaagaactctaACGGCAACGGAAATTACAGTAACAGCAACAACAGTAACGATATCGGAGCGGCGGAGAAGCGCTTCAAGTCCCTACCGCCGGCGGAGGCGCTGCCGAGGAACGAGGCCATCGGCGGTTACATTTTCGTCTGTAACAACGAAACCATGCCGGAAAACCTCCAGCGCCAGCTGTTTG GCTTGCCGTCGAGGTACAGGGATTCTGTTCGAGCAATCAAACCGGGGCTGCCTCTCTTCCTCTACAATTACTCCACCCATCAGCTTTATGGAATTTTTGAG GCAGCTAGTTTTGGAGGAAGCAacatcgatccaacagcttgggAGGACAAGAAATGTCCTGGAGAGTCCCGTTTCCCTTCCCAG GTGAAGGTGGTGACCAGAAAAATCTGTGACCCTCTGGAAGAAGATGCTTTCAGGCCAATCCTCCACCACTATGATGGCCCCAAGTTCCGGTTGGAGCTTAATGTCGAAGAG GCACTGAAGCTGCTCGATGTCTTTGCAGAGAACAACGCTTGA